The region CCAGTCCTGTAACCGCAATGAGCAACTATTTTTCCGACTTCTTAAATGCGGGGCGTATTAGTCTAGTGTTGCTATTATCAATAGTGCAGATGTCCGTTTACGCCGAGGGGAGTAAAGAGCTAACTGCAAATGGCGGCAATCGTGCTTATCTTCTGTCTACGCTTAGTATAAACCCCTCGTACCCTTATCCTACGTTAGGCACAATGAAGGTCTACGTAAAGGTGGGTGAAGCTATTTGCCTGGGCTCCAGTGCCCAAGGTATCGGCGCAGGAACCATCAGGTTACGTGCGCCGGACGGAAACACCTACAACAGCGGTTCATCAAAAACTAGAGGTTACCTGGGAACCCGAAGCCAGGAGGTGGCCGGTCCGCTGCCAAATGCAGGAGGTTACATTCCGTTTATAGTTCCTGTATCCCCGGGACAGGAGGGGATATGGGAAATCGATTTCATCTCTCCCACGAACGGAGTTGAAGTAAACGGTAACCCTCCAGCAATAGCCACAGGAACTAACTGGGTACAGCCAAACAGCCAGTATATAGCTGCTTTTGATGTATCCGTACGAAACGCGGGCAATACCGCATTCCTCAGCGGACGTGTATTTACCAATGTGCTCATTGGCATCTTAGGCACATTTAACGTAGGTTTTAATGCCGTATTAAATGTGCTTACCAAAGACGGATACAATTACACGTTGGATAATAATGGACAAGCAGGTAACGGTTTTACTTTTTTTGCAAACAATAAGGGCTTTCGTAACGCTGATGGCAGGCCATCCTACAAAAGCTTAAACAGTACAACAGTGGGGGTGAACGTGTATGATCCATCACTAGAGGATACACCATCTGACATAACGCACAAGATATTCTTTAACACGCCGGCGGCTGATCTTCCTGCATCAGCACCCACACCCTCCGGAACCACGTGGCTAGTGAACCTTCCTGTGACGCCCTCTATAACCAATGTTGCCTTTACAGGTGCCGATGGTACGCCCGGCATAGCGGGGACAGTAATGGCTGGTGGGCGTATAAACTTTACTGCCACTGCTAACGGCACTTATAAAATATCAATAGATGTAAACCAAAACGGAAAGTTTGACGATGGCTCCGACCGACTGTTTACAGGATCAGTTACCGCAGGCAATAACCAGGTAAGTTGGGACGGGCTGGACGGGCGTGGTGAACTGCTGCCGGCAAGTGCAGGCAATTACAGCATTAATGTAACAGCTACCTTGTTTGCGGCTGAAGTACACTTCCCCTTCTTTGATGTTGAACGGAACACAAACGGTGTAAAGCTAGCCCGTATAAATGGATCAGGGTCGCCCGATAACACCATCTATTGGGACGATAGTCCGATAACGGTTGTTGGTGTGCCATCTAATCCGGTAGTTAACCTCTCAGGCTTAAGCAGCCTCACCAACGGGCATAAATGGGGAGGCACTGCAGCAAACAGTAACGATGATAACGATTTTGGAAACAACAAAAGCATTGATACCTGGGCATACGTTATTAATTCAGGTTTGGCGGCAACAATCAACATCAGGGTACAAACGCCCGATCCCTCCGGACTAATTAAAGTCCCCAACATTATTACCCCAAATGGAGATGGAAAGAACGACGTATTTGAAGTTAAAGGAATATCGAGTTTCCCCGGAAGCCGTTTGCTGATATTTAACAGATGGGGAAACGAGGTTTACAAATCTGAAGACTACAGCAACAACTGGGATGCTAGCGGTTTAGCCGAAGGTACTTACTATTACCTGCTTGAACTAAAAACAGGCGCTGCCAAGCCTACTGCTTACAAAGGCTGGCTATATATCAACCGCAAGTAGATGAGGCTGTCAAAAACATACAAACTGTTGATATTCCTGCTATTTACATCCGTTTATGGGCGTGCACAGCAGACGGTGCAGTTTAGCCAATATATGTTCAACGGACTGGTGGTAAACCCTGCTTATGCAGGTTATAAAGAAGACTGGACACTTAACCTAAGCAACCGCCTGCAATGGTCGGGAATAGATGGTGCGCCAAAGACCAGCACAATTTCCATTGATGGTGTGCTTGATCCGGAAACCAAGAAAGCTGCTCTTGGTTTCCTGGTGACGAATGACCGGCTGGGTCCTGAAAACAACAGCGCCTTCTACGCCAACTATGCTTACAGGCTGCAGCTTAATGATGAGGATACCAAGCGGCTAAGCTTTGGATTTGGAGCCGGGTTGGTTCAATACCGGATAGACGCCTCAAAATTCGACCCGATTGATGGTGGCGACGGTAGCATTACTGCCAATGAGAAAACACTGATGACGGACTTTAGATTAGGCGCTTATTACACAACTCCTAATTTCTATGCCGGCGGCTCTGTACTCAACTTATTTTCCAACGCTATATCAGGTGCAAATACACAGGTTATAAACCCGGTAGCCCACATGTATTTAACCACCGGTGCTATGCTGCCGCTTAGCCCAACCATTGATCTTAAGCCTTCTATTATGTTTAAAGAGGACTTTAAAGGTACCGCGGGACTGGACATTACCAGCTATGTTTTATTTGACAAAAGATTTTGGCTTGGTGCGTCGTACAACACCGGAGTAAGATTTTCTAAACCTGCTAATTCTTCAGGGTTAGACAAAAGCAACACCGTTACTGCAATAGCACAAGTTAGTATCAGTAATTTTTTACGATTTGGCTACTCTTTTGACTTTAGTACCAGTGCACTTGCAAATTATCAAAGCGGAACGCACGAGGTATCGTTAAGCCTGTCGTTCAGGCGCAAACGACCTAAGATACTTAGCCCCAGGTTTTTTTAAGCAATATTATGAAGAGTATACTTGTTACCATATTGTTGCTTAGCGTTTGCTGCTTCAGCTATGCACAGGAACAGCCGGGCAAAAAACAAATAGCAGATAAGTTTTTTGAAAGGGAGGAGTATGCAAAAGCGGCAGAGATGTACCTCGATCTTACCAATAAAGCAAATCCGGATTATAGAGTGATAGAGCGTTTAGCAGACTGTTACCGTCTGATGAATGATAGCCGTAGTGCCGAGCAATGGTATGCCAGCGCCATCGCCTACGATAAAGCTGCTGCTATAAACATTTATTATTATGCAGAAGCCTTGCTGCAGAATAAGAAGTTGAAAGAGGCAAAGGTTCAGTACCAGGCTTATTTTGCGCAGGTGAATGATCCAGAGCGTTTGAAGTTTAAACTAGCCACCTGCGACTCAGCTGAAAAATGGATGACGGTACCGGTAAAAGGGTTTGCCCTTAAATTGGAGAAAGGGCTAAGTACGGTATACAGTGATTGGGGTGCCACTACTTATGGTAAAAACGACATTGTATTTACGAGTGACAGGGTCAGCGGTTACGAAGGTTTAAAGGAAATTGACAAACGGACAGGTAATAGTTACCTGAAACTTTACCTGGTGAAAAACGATAGTATTGCTCTACTTCCCTTAAGGACAAAAGATAGCAGAGTGTTTAATGGCGACTATCATGTTGGCCCGGCTGTGTTTAATAACAATGCTGATACATCATGGATAACCATTACAACAACTGTAGCAGCAGGCAAATTGGCTGTGGATAAACGGCCGCGTAAGAGCTCTCAACGGCTTTATACACGCAGGCTGCAGTTGATCATGGCTACAAAAAGCAACGGCGTTTGGGGCAGGTTTAAAGCCTTTGCATATAATAACGTGAGTTCCTATTCTGTGGGCCATGCCGCTTTGTCTCCCAATGGTAACCTATTGTACTTTACCTCTGATATGCCCGGTGGCGAGGGTGGGACAGACATTTGGTTTTGCGAAAAGCAGGCCGACGGTAGTTGGGGTAAGCCAATAAACTGCGGTAAAGCCATTAATACAAGGTATGATGAGGCGTTTCCTGTTGTAAAAGGCTCAGATACACTAACGTTTGCTTCCAAAGGTTTGCCGGGTATGGGCGGGTTTGATATATTCTTTTCTAAAGGAGAAATGGCTGATTGGGACACTCCACATAATTACAGGTATCCGGTGAACAGCACTTCTGACGATTTCTACCTGCTTACACACAATGGTTCTGAAGGGTACTTATCTTCCAATCGTAAAGGTGGTATGGGCAGCGATGATATTTATAGCTTTAACTATAATGTGCCTTCGCTGGTAACTGCTGCTAAACCAATACCAGATGAAGCAAGAGGTATCGACTCGAAGCCTCCCCAAGCCATAAATGTTGTTATTTATTATGACCTTGATAAAGCAAACATTCGTGCGGATGCCGCAGCTCAGCTTGACAAGCTTGCCGAAGTACTTAAACGCTTTGCCACACTTAAAATAAAGCTAGCTGCTTATACAGATGCCCGTGCATCTGCCGGCTACAATATCAACTTGTCGAGGAGCAGGGCGCTTGCGGCTTTGGAATACCTGGCTTCGAAAGGAATAGATCGTGAAAGGATGCGTGCTAGTTGGAATGGCGAAGAAAACCTGGTGAACAACTGCCCTGATGGCGTGGTTTGTCCGGAAACAGCCCAGCAACTTAACCGGCGTACAGAAATTAGTATCGACAATAAATGATCAATATAAAACAAAGCCCCCTTACACTCGCTGTTTGGGGGCTTTAACCTAAACCTTATCACAATAGTGGCAAGAGCCACAAGTAATAGAACTTCGAATGTATAAATTAGAAAACAAAAACTGCTAGTTTTGCTGTAATTTAACAGTTGCTTATTGATATTTTTCGTAATGAATAAAATTGTTTCCCCAAAGGAAGTATAAGCTCAACCTAAAAGCTGGTGCCACAACTCATCGGCTCATTCCATAAGATTTACCGTGATCGCTTCTTCTTGCTTTAGTCATTGCTCTCTTACAAGGGACTTTTAGTTATTATGGATTGAAGTGAGTAATTAATCTCTTACTTACCCGGCTTCCCCATCAATCCGCCAGTAAAGTTAACCAACAAATGAAATATGTCTTCGTATTCATTCATAGGTAAGGTTGAGCTTACGTCATAAATATCGTGGTAAGCTTTTATGCCGCCAAGGGTATACATAAAGAATGCAGGTACCCCTTTCTCTGAAAAGAAATAATGATCGCTATTAGCCGCTTTGCCGCGTGAGTTTACTTTAACCAGGTAATTTCCCTTTTCATTTACTTGTTTTAACAAGGCAAATTCCTTAGGGAATACAGAAGCGTTAACAACGGTTATACCGTCTACACCGGTACCTTCCAGGTCAAGGTTAACAAGAAATCTGATCTGATTCAAGTCTAAAAGCGGGTGCTCTGTGAAATGCTTGGAGCCGAGCAACCCAGCTTCTTCTCCTGCGAAAAAGATGAATGCAATTGTGTAAGGCTGCGGATGAGCAGCGTAGTATTTGGCTAAACTTAACACCTGCGTTACTCCGCTGGCATTGTCATTGGCTCCGGGAAAAAAGGTTTTATCGCCCATGCCACCCAAGTGATCGTAATGTGCAGTAAAAACAATTACAGAATCTGGCTTAGCCGTTCCTTTAACAACCCCGCAGATATTAGCCGTCTTAAAATTGGATATGAGCTTACTTTCAATATCAGCCTTGATATCAACCGGAATACTCTTTTGCAAACTTTTGTCCAATTGTATCAAGGTAAAATCAGCTGCCTGTTGTTCAACAGAAAAGGTGAGTTTGCTTTCCAGCGATACAATTATCCGGTTTTCCTGGTCAACAAAATGGGTACTATCTGTTTGTACTAGTTTGCCTTGACCCTTTACACCCCGACTACCCGGGCCAACAATAAAGTCTTTGCCTGGCAACAGTTGTATACCGTTTATAGCTACTTCCATTTTACCTGGAAAAGTATTTACCGGATAGGAGAAGTCCTGCTTATAGCTTATGCCGTCCATTAGCTTAACGCCATATGTTTTGAGTTGTGCAACAAGGAAATCAGCAGCCTTGCTCATGCCATTGTTGGTATATCCTCTGCCCCAAAAGTATCGGGATGTAAGCGTATCCACCATTTGGCGGGCAAATTTAACATCCTGCGCCAGGGCAACGTTAGTTATGATAAGGAGTAATAGCAGTAGCCTAAGTTTCATGACACTAACATACTGTTAAAACGGGTAATATGAAAAGCGCGCTAAACGGGTAGGGTGGGATCTACCTTGGCAGTTACCTTCTTCCAGATAGAATACGCGCCGGAGGCAAATAGCAGTACAATGCAGATGTACACCCATGGAGAAATGTTCCGTCCGGCTATTACCACGTATAAGTAAGGCAGACTAAAGAATGAACATGCTATAAGTAGTTGTGTAAGAAACACCTTTTTTGCCCTGAGCTTTTTTATGGTCCAGCCTAAAAAGAAGAAAAAGCCGGGCTTGCTGATGAGATACAGGCATCCAAGTAAAAGCGGATCTACTTCGTGCTCCTCGCCCAAAGCAACTATCCAGTCTTTTAATGATGCGATGTAATCTCCCATTGTGCAAGATACTATTATTTTTAATCGGACATAATGGCCTGCTTGAATGATTACCAAAAGTTAATCTGGATAGTGGTATGCGTTTTAACTTCTTTTAAGTTACATTTTATGATATATGAACAAAAATATTTCCTTTTAAAACAAATATTTAATAATTGCCTTGTACTCTGTAGTTATTTAACAGATATCAATTTATACTTAAACACAACAAATGGCACATTTAGAAGTAAAACCAAAATCATCCAGTCCGTGGTGGCTTTGGCTCCTGATCACTCTTATTGCTTTAGCTCTGGTGTTCTTTTTAGTAAAAGGATGCGGTTCTAAAAATTCAACAAACGGCAGCGATTCTACCGCGACATCAACTGACACAACCTCTTCATCTGCCCAGCCGGTTGCGGCCACCGAACCTGATTGGAACAGCGTGGACTTTAATTCACCCAAAACTTCTGATCCGGATATAACCGATAGTGACATCGCTGTCAGTGGTAACGATAAGTACACAATTTATAGTCTTGGTGAAAACATCCTTTTTGGAACTGACAAGAATCAGCTGGAAGGAAGTGCTGAAAGCAAGTTAAAGCAAATTGCAACATCTATAAACAAACGTTTTAAAGGTGCAACAATCGGCGTATATGGCAATACTGATTCTACGGGTGATGCCGGCCACAACAAGCAACTGGGTGCCGATCGTGCCAACGCGGTAAAAGACTGGCTTCTTAAAAGCGGTGGTATAGATGCAGGCAAGGTGTCGGTTCATTCGCTTGGCGAAACTAAGCCGGTAGCCAGCAATGCAACTGCAAGCGGCAGAGAGCAGAACCGTAATGTAGAGATAGTAGCATTTCCAGATAGTACAGGTACTAAATAATTAACCTCAATACTAAAACATACAGTTATGGCATTCGAAGAAAATGAATATAAGAACAATCACCTGCAGGAGTTGAGTGATAGTGATTTTGAAATTGTTGATGGCGAGCCGGATATAACCGGCTGGGAAGTTATTAACGAACAAGGAGAAAAGATTGGCGATGTTGATGATCTGCTATTTGATCCTGAATCGCGCAAGGTGCGCTACCTGGTAGTTGATCTTGAAGATAATGAGCTGGATTTAGATACCGACAAAAAGGTGTTAATACCAATTGGCGTAGCAGACTTACATCAGGACGATGATGATGAGGTAAGCGATGTCGATAATTCAACCGACGTTAACGGCGACTACCGTGATAACACTTCTTCTGAAACAAGTGAGCAGGTATATGATCGTACTGACGACGACGATGATGATGACGAGGAAGAAGAATATGATGAGGAAATAGTGGTTATACCTAACATCAGCATACAACAGTTGAGTGAGTTACCTGCTTATGAGAAGGGAAATGTAACCACCGAAACAGAGCTGGCAATCAGGGGTATTTTTGATACCAGCCATACCTCAGATACCTTATACCAGCGGGAAGGTTTTTACGACCATACCCATTTTGATGAGGATAAATTCTATAACCGCAACAGTCCGCCACTTACAGATGATGAATCTGTTGCAGAAAATGAAATGCCAAGCACCTGGATAATGGAACGTAATGTTGGTGATGAACCGGTTGACGATGTTATTATAGTTAAAGATGAGCAGGATACGCCTGAAAACCTGACTGATAATACAGGAAGCCAGGCTTACCCGGTTGATGAGGATGATGAGATTGAGCGCGAGCGTTTGAGAAACATCGATCAGGACAGAAGGAACAACTTGTAATAGTTACAACTTCAATAAAAAAAATCGACCGCCCTTTTTTAAGAGCGGCCGATTTCTTTGAAGATTTATTCTGCTATTTAGTCGGCTTTTACACCGTACTTGTCTGCAAATTTCTTGTAAAGCTGTTTGTGCAGGTTGTCAAGGTTAATGTTGCGCCCCTGTATAAAAGCGGTCTCAACATTAAGTGTTATCATGTCCAATGCATCGCCGGTTGAGATGAAGAGATTGGCATCTTTTCCCGTCTCGAGGCTGCCTGTTGTTTTATCGATACCAAGAATTTTGGCGTTGTTGAGGGTTATCATGCTCACGGCCTGTTCTTTGCTTAAGCCGTAGCCCACCGCCTGTCCTGCTTCAAAGGGCAGGTTGCGCTGGCGCCAGAAACCAATACCGGTTAACCCGTAAAGTACACCGGCATCCTGCAAAATCTTAGGCATTTTATAAGGCAGGTATACATCGTCTTCATCTTTGTC is a window of Mucilaginibacter terrenus DNA encoding:
- a CDS encoding T9SS type B sorting domain-containing protein, producing MSNYFSDFLNAGRISLVLLLSIVQMSVYAEGSKELTANGGNRAYLLSTLSINPSYPYPTLGTMKVYVKVGEAICLGSSAQGIGAGTIRLRAPDGNTYNSGSSKTRGYLGTRSQEVAGPLPNAGGYIPFIVPVSPGQEGIWEIDFISPTNGVEVNGNPPAIATGTNWVQPNSQYIAAFDVSVRNAGNTAFLSGRVFTNVLIGILGTFNVGFNAVLNVLTKDGYNYTLDNNGQAGNGFTFFANNKGFRNADGRPSYKSLNSTTVGVNVYDPSLEDTPSDITHKIFFNTPAADLPASAPTPSGTTWLVNLPVTPSITNVAFTGADGTPGIAGTVMAGGRINFTATANGTYKISIDVNQNGKFDDGSDRLFTGSVTAGNNQVSWDGLDGRGELLPASAGNYSINVTATLFAAEVHFPFFDVERNTNGVKLARINGSGSPDNTIYWDDSPITVVGVPSNPVVNLSGLSSLTNGHKWGGTAANSNDDNDFGNNKSIDTWAYVINSGLAATINIRVQTPDPSGLIKVPNIITPNGDGKNDVFEVKGISSFPGSRLLIFNRWGNEVYKSEDYSNNWDASGLAEGTYYYLLELKTGAAKPTAYKGWLYINRK
- a CDS encoding OmpA family protein, whose protein sequence is MAHLEVKPKSSSPWWLWLLITLIALALVFFLVKGCGSKNSTNGSDSTATSTDTTSSSAQPVAATEPDWNSVDFNSPKTSDPDITDSDIAVSGNDKYTIYSLGENILFGTDKNQLEGSAESKLKQIATSINKRFKGATIGVYGNTDSTGDAGHNKQLGADRANAVKDWLLKSGGIDAGKVSVHSLGETKPVASNATASGREQNRNVEIVAFPDSTGTK
- a CDS encoding PRC-barrel domain-containing protein, which translates into the protein MAFEENEYKNNHLQELSDSDFEIVDGEPDITGWEVINEQGEKIGDVDDLLFDPESRKVRYLVVDLEDNELDLDTDKKVLIPIGVADLHQDDDDEVSDVDNSTDVNGDYRDNTSSETSEQVYDRTDDDDDDDEEEEYDEEIVVIPNISIQQLSELPAYEKGNVTTETELAIRGIFDTSHTSDTLYQREGFYDHTHFDEDKFYNRNSPPLTDDESVAENEMPSTWIMERNVGDEPVDDVIIVKDEQDTPENLTDNTGSQAYPVDEDDEIERERLRNIDQDRRNNL
- a CDS encoding PorP/SprF family type IX secretion system membrane protein — encoded protein: MRLSKTYKLLIFLLFTSVYGRAQQTVQFSQYMFNGLVVNPAYAGYKEDWTLNLSNRLQWSGIDGAPKTSTISIDGVLDPETKKAALGFLVTNDRLGPENNSAFYANYAYRLQLNDEDTKRLSFGFGAGLVQYRIDASKFDPIDGGDGSITANEKTLMTDFRLGAYYTTPNFYAGGSVLNLFSNAISGANTQVINPVAHMYLTTGAMLPLSPTIDLKPSIMFKEDFKGTAGLDITSYVLFDKRFWLGASYNTGVRFSKPANSSGLDKSNTVTAIAQVSISNFLRFGYSFDFSTSALANYQSGTHEVSLSLSFRRKRPKILSPRFF
- a CDS encoding OmpA family protein, encoding MKSILVTILLLSVCCFSYAQEQPGKKQIADKFFEREEYAKAAEMYLDLTNKANPDYRVIERLADCYRLMNDSRSAEQWYASAIAYDKAAAINIYYYAEALLQNKKLKEAKVQYQAYFAQVNDPERLKFKLATCDSAEKWMTVPVKGFALKLEKGLSTVYSDWGATTYGKNDIVFTSDRVSGYEGLKEIDKRTGNSYLKLYLVKNDSIALLPLRTKDSRVFNGDYHVGPAVFNNNADTSWITITTTVAAGKLAVDKRPRKSSQRLYTRRLQLIMATKSNGVWGRFKAFAYNNVSSYSVGHAALSPNGNLLYFTSDMPGGEGGTDIWFCEKQADGSWGKPINCGKAINTRYDEAFPVVKGSDTLTFASKGLPGMGGFDIFFSKGEMADWDTPHNYRYPVNSTSDDFYLLTHNGSEGYLSSNRKGGMGSDDIYSFNYNVPSLVTAAKPIPDEARGIDSKPPQAINVVIYYDLDKANIRADAAAQLDKLAEVLKRFATLKIKLAAYTDARASAGYNINLSRSRALAALEYLASKGIDRERMRASWNGEENLVNNCPDGVVCPETAQQLNRRTEISIDNK
- a CDS encoding M28 family metallopeptidase is translated as MKLRLLLLLLIITNVALAQDVKFARQMVDTLTSRYFWGRGYTNNGMSKAADFLVAQLKTYGVKLMDGISYKQDFSYPVNTFPGKMEVAINGIQLLPGKDFIVGPGSRGVKGQGKLVQTDSTHFVDQENRIIVSLESKLTFSVEQQAADFTLIQLDKSLQKSIPVDIKADIESKLISNFKTANICGVVKGTAKPDSVIVFTAHYDHLGGMGDKTFFPGANDNASGVTQVLSLAKYYAAHPQPYTIAFIFFAGEEAGLLGSKHFTEHPLLDLNQIRFLVNLDLEGTGVDGITVVNASVFPKEFALLKQVNEKGNYLVKVNSRGKAANSDHYFFSEKGVPAFFMYTLGGIKAYHDIYDVSSTLPMNEYEDIFHLLVNFTGGLMGKPGK